GAGGTCAGCCTCGGGTACGTCTACGAGACCGACCCGTACGGCGTGAACGCCGCCGTACGCCGGGACGCGATGGGCCGCTTCAAGCACGAGGCGGCGGCCGCCGACCCCGTGCGCAAGGTGATCTACCTGACCGAGGACGAGTCCAACGGCTGCCTGTACCGCTTCGTCCCCACCACCTGGGGCGACCTGTCCTCCGGCACCCTCCAGGTGCTGAAGGCCGGCACCGCCACCTCCGGCAGCTTCACCTGGGTGACCGTGCCGGACCCGGACGGCTCCCCCACGTACACCCGCGACCAGGTCTCGGGCGCCAAGCGGTTCAGCGGCGGCGAGGGCTGCCACTACGCCAACGACACCCTCTGGTTCACCACCAAGGGCGACAACCGCCTGTGGCAGCTCAACCTCGCGAACAACACCTACGAGCTCGCCTACGACGACTCCCTGGTGAGCGGCGGCGCCCCGCTGACCGGCGTCGACAACGTCACCGGCACGTCCTCCGGCGACCTGTACGTCGCCGAGGACGGCGGCAACATGGAGATCTGCGTCATCACGCCGGACGACGTGGTCGCGCCGTTCCTGCGGATCAACGGCCAGTCCGGCTCCGAGATCTGCGGCCCGGCCTTCTCCCCCGACGGAAGGCGGCTGTACTTCTCCAGCCAGCGCGGCACGACGGGCAGTTCGTCGGGCGGCATCACCTACGAGGTGACGGGGCCCTTCCGGGCGTAGCGGCGGCGCCGCTCCCGGACCGGCCGGGCGCCGCCGTGCAGCAGGGCGGCGCCCAGTGGCGTCAGGGTGTGCAGTACGGAGCTGCCCTGGCGCAGGGTGACGACCAGCCCGGCGTCGCGCAGGACGCCGGCGTGCTGGCTCGCGGAGGCGAGGGACACGCCGGCCCTGCGGGCCAGCTCGCTGGTCGTGCCGCCGTGCCCGATGGCCTTGAGGACGGCGGACCGGGTGTGGCCCACGAGCCGCCCGAGCGGGGCGTCACCGGGCTCGCAGCCGGTCGCCGGGGCCTCGGTGTGCGTCACGGGGTAGACGAGGACCGGCGGCAGCCGCGGGTCGCGGTAGGTGACGGCGGTCCCGCGGCAGAAGTACGACGGCTGGAGCAGCAGCCCGCGTCCGTCGAGCCGGACGTCCCGGTCGACCGGGTAGTCCGCCTCCAGGACCGGGGCGCGCCAGCGGAGCATCGGCGGGAGCGAGGCGAGCAGTTCCTCGGAGCCGCCGTCGAGGAGCGCCCGCCCCCGGACGGCGCGGTCCGCCTCGACCCGCGCCTGTATGTAGGTCCAGTACGGCTCGACGGCGGCCCGGTGATAGCCGCGCAGCGCCCCCAGGAGGCGGCTGAAGGGCTCCGGACGGCCCTCGGCGAGCGAGGCCGCCCAGGAGGGCAGGGGAGCCGCCGCGGGGCGCTCCCCGGCGAGGAGGCCGAGCTCCGCGTGGAGCCGCGCCGGCGGGGTGGCGCGCAGGGCCTCCAGGGCCGTGTCGAGGCCGTCCAGCCCCTCGGGCGGGGTCAGGAAGTCCGGGAAATAGCCGCGCGCCGGGACGAGCGCCCCGAGGAGCCGCGTTTCACCGTTCAACCGCGTCCGGGTTTCGGAGCGCCATTCCCCGTAGACCAGGGCGCCGCGCCGGTCGCGCAAACGGTGAAAGCTGAGAATCGTTTCCCACAGCGCGTCCGGCCGGGCCGCCATCCGGACCCCGGCGAGATCCGCACCGGTGAAATGTATACGAAGCACTGAACCCCCACCTGTTGCATCCGCAATCACCCCCCACCGATGAGTATGCATGCCATCACAGGTTGTTACCACGGCATTTCAGCCACAGTTGAAACGCATCGCGGCCGGTGGCCCCGAACCGAAAAGCTGTACGCCGTCGGACGGGAAACCTTCAGGACCCGAGGTGGCGTGTCGGAAGACCGTGGGGGGCTTCTCACGCCCGGCGGCGGGCCTGAAAGGTTGCGGCTCTCCTGTCTGGCAGGGGTAATGGGGCGCGGTCGGCGGGTGGGGATCCGGTGGCCGCGCTCCGCCCGTTCCTTTCCCGGGCGGAGCCCGGAAATTGACGCGATGTCAATCCGCCGTAAATAGTCCGGCCTTCAACTGGCACGGAATTCAACAGACCGCTTTCCCGGGGAACCGGTAATTCCCCACGGGACGAAACAGTACGGGGCGGACACCTCCGCACAAGGTGTCCGCCCCGTTCCTTGCAGTCCGGAGCCGCCGCCGATCGGTGAGGGTCGGGTGACAGACGGCGGCTCCGGGGCCGTGGGGGTCCCGCCGCGGGGGCGCCGCGGCGGGACCGGGTGGGTCAGCGGCTGTCGCTGTCGCTGGACCGGGCGGCGGCGCGACCGGCCTCCAGCCGTGCCACCGGGATGCGGAAGGGCGAGCAGGAGACGTAGTCCAGGCCCACCTCGTGGAAGAAGTGCACCGACTCCGGGTCGCCGCCGTGCTCGCCGCAGACGCCGAGCTTGATGTCGGGGCGGGTGGCCCGGCCCGCCTCCACCGCGCTGCGCACCAGGGCGCCGACGCCGTCCTTGTCGATCGTCTCGAACGGCGACACCCCGAAGATGCCCTTCTCCAGGTAGGCGGTGAAGAAGCTGGCCTCCACGTCGTCCCGGGAGAAGCCCCAGACGGTCTGGGTGAGGTCGTTGGTGCCGAAGGAGAAGAACTCGGCGCACTCGGCGATCTGGCCGGCGGTGACCGCGGCGCGCGGCAGCTCGATCATCGTGCCGAGCGCGAGCTTCAGCTCGACGCCGGTCTCCGCCTGGACCTCGGCGATGACCTGCTCGGCCTCGTCGCGGACGAGCTCCAGCTCCTGGACGGTGCCGACGAGCGGGATCATGATCTCGGCGCGCGGGTCGCCCTTGGCCTCGACGCGCTGGGCCGCGGCCTCGGCGATGGCCCGCACCTGCATGGTGAACAGGCCGGGGATGACCAGGCCGAGGCGGACGCCGCGCAGGCCCAGCATCGGGTTCTGCTCGTGCAGCCGGTGCACGGCCTGCAGCAGGCGCAGCTCGTTCTCGTGCGGCTCCTTGCGCGCCTCGGCGAGGGCGACGCGCACCGACAGCTCGGTGATGTCCGGGAGGAACTCGTGCAGCGGCGGGTCGAGGAGGCGGACGGTGACCGGCAGCCCGTCCATCGACTCGAACAGCTCGACGAAGTCCTGCTTCTGCAGCGGCAGCAGGGCCTTGAGGGCCTCGTCGCGCTCCGCGTCCGTGTCGGCGAGGATGAGCCGCTCGACGTACTGGCGGCGGTCGCCGAGGAACATGTGCTCCGTGCGGCACAGGCCGATGCCCTGGGCGCCGAACCGCCGGGCGCGCGAGGCGTCCTCGGCGTTGTCGGCGTTGGCCCGCACGCGCAGCCGGCGGACGCGGTCCGCGTACGCCATGATCCGGTGGACCGCCTGGACGAGCTCGTCGGCGTCGTCGGCGCCGGCGTGCATGCGGCCCTCGAAGTACTCGACGACCGGCGACGGTACGACGGGTACCTCGCCCAGGTACACCTTGCCGGTGGAGCCGTCGATGGAGACCACGTCGCCCTCCTCGACGACGTGCCCGCCGGGCACGGTCATCCGGCGGCGCTTGGTGTCGACCTCCAGCTCCTCCGCGCCGCAGACACAGGTCTTGCCCATGCCGCGGGCGACCACGGCGGCGTGCGAGGTCTTGCCGCCGCGCGAGGTGAGGATGCCCTCGGCGGCGATCATGCCGTCCAGGTCGTCGGGGTTGGTCTCACGGCGGATGAGGATGACCTTCTCGCCGGACCGGGACCACTTGACGGCGGTGTACGAGTCGAAGACGGCCTTGCCGACGGCGGCGCCGGGCGAGGCGGCGATGCCACGGGCGACCTTCTCCACCTGCGCGGCCTCGGTGAAGCGCGGGAACATCAGCTGCGCCAGCTGGGCGCCGTTGACGCGCTGGAGCGCCTCGGCCTCGTCGATGAGCCCCTGGTCGACGAGCTGGGTGGCGATCCGGAAGGCCGCGGCGGCGGTGCGCTTGCCGACCCGGGTCTGGAGCATCCACAGCTGGCCGCGCTCGATGGTGAACTCGATGTCGCAGAGGTCCTTGTAGTGGTTCTCCAGCGTCTCCATGATGCCCATGAGCTGGTCGTACGACGCCTTGTCGATCGACTCCAGGTCGGCGAGCGGCACGGTGTTGCGGATACCGGCGACGACGTCCTCGCCCTGCGCGTTCTGCAGGTAGTCGCCGTAGACGCCCTGGTGGCCGGTGGCGGGGTCGCGGGTGAAGGCGACGCCGGTGCCGGAGTCGGGGCCGAGGTTGCCGAAGACCATCGAGCAGACGTTGACGGCGGTGCCGAGGTCGTGCGGAATGCGCTCCTGGCGGCGGTACAGCTTGGCGCGGTCGCCGTTCCAGGAGTCGAAGACGGCCTTGATCGCGAGGTCCATCTGCTCGCGGGGGTCCTGCGGGAAGGCGCGGCCGGCCTCGGACGCGACGATCCCCTTGAACCGCTCCACGAGCTCCTTGAGGTCGGCGGCCTCCAGGTCGGTGTCGATCGTGACCCCCTTGGCGTCCTTCGCCTCCTCCAGGGCCTCCTCGAAGAGTTCGCCGTCGACGCCGAGGACGGTCTTGCCGAACATCTGGATGAGGCGCCGGTAGGAGTCCCAGGCGAACCGCTCGTCGCCGGACTGCCGGGAGAGGCCCTCGACCGACGAGTCGGAGAGGCCGATGTTGAGGACCGTGTCCATCATGCCGGGCATGGAGAACTTCGCACCGGAGCGGACGGAGACGAGCAGCGGGTCGTCGGCCTGGCCGAGCTTCTTGCCCATCTTCCGCTCGAGGGCGTCGAGGTGGGAGCTGACCTCGTCGCGGAGGGCGGCCGGCTCGGCGCCGCTCTCGAGGTAGACCTTGCACGCTTCGGTGGTGATCGTGAAGCCCGGAGGCACCGGGAGACCCAGGTTGGTCATCTCGGCGAGGTTGGCACCCTTGCCGCCGAGAAGGTCCTTGAGGTCCCTGTTGCCCTCGGTGAAGTCGTACACGAACTTCTGATCTTTGTTTTCCGACACGGGTCTCGACTCCTCGAGGACGACGTGGCTGCCCTGACGGCGAGGAACATACCCAGATCGAAGGCTTCTGGGGAGGTACGCCTGCGCGTCATGCGGCCTTAACCACCCGTCCGCCAGCAGATCGAAAGTAACGCGCCGGTTTCCGCGGAGACGCGAAGGGTTCACCCCTTGAACCGTCATGGTCAAGAAGTCCTCAAAGACCGCTCATCCGAGCACCCTCCCCGCCCACTTGTCTTCACTTCTTGAACGCTCAAAGGGTGGCACTGAGTGCCGCCCTTTGAGAAGTACAGCCACCCCTTTCGCGCTCATCTGAGCGACAGCCCGATCAGGGGTGGCGAGAATCACGCCGCCGACGGCCCTTGACGTCCACGATCCGGACGTCGGGAACCACCCGCCGATCAGCCCCCGGAGGTGTCCAGCTCGGCATCCGCGCTGATGGCGGCGCAGTCGTACGGGTCCTTCAACCAGCCGTCGGGCAGGACGACCCGGTTGTTTCCGGACGTCCGGCCGCGAGGGCCGTCGGCACCCTCGGGCCAGGGCTGGTCCAGGTCGAGTTCGCTCAACTGAGCGCGCAGCTCGTCCAGGGACGAGGTGACCGCCAGCCGCTTGCGCATCTCCGACCCGACCGCGAAGCCCTTCAGGTACCAGGCCACGTGCTTGCGGAAGTCGATGACACCGCGCGACTCGTCGCCGATCCACTCCCCCAGCAGCCGGGCGTGCCGCACCATGACGTCCGCGACCTCCCGCAGGCCGGGCGCCGCCACCGCGCCGCCGCCCTCGAAGGCCGCGACCAGGTCGCCGAAGAGCCACGGCCGGCCCAGGCAGCCGCGCCCCACGACCACGCCGTCGCAGCCGGTCACGCGCATCATCCGCAGGGCGTCCTCGGCGCACCAGATGTCACCGTTGCCGAGCACCGGGATCTCCGGGACGTGCTCCTTCAGACGGGCGATGGCGTCCCAGTCGGCCGTGCCCCCGTAGTGCTGGGCGGCCGTGCGGCCGTGCAGGGCGATGGCGGTGACACCCTCCTCGACGGCGATGCGCCCGGCGTCGAGGTAGGTGATGTGGTCGTCGTCGATGCCCTTGCGCATCTTCATCGTGACCGGGAGATCACCGGCGTTGGTGACCGCCTCGTGCAGGATCGCCCGCAGCAGCGGCCGCTTGTACGGGAGCGCCGAGCCGCCGCCCTTGCGGGTCACCTTGGGAACGGGGCAGCCGAAGTTCAGGTCGATGTGGTCGGCGAGGTCCTCGTCCACGATCATGCGGACC
This portion of the Streptomyces changanensis genome encodes:
- a CDS encoding PhoX family protein, which produces MERRGFLRGAVAGGAAAAFGYTLMRGAAYAAPAQPGPGPYGALGAADANGIQLPAGFTSRVIARSGQKVGATSYTWHNAPDGGACFADGSGWIYVSNSEINPGGGASAVRFSSTGQITGAYRILSGTRTNCAGGRTPWNTWLSCEEVSLGYVYETDPYGVNAAVRRDAMGRFKHEAAAADPVRKVIYLTEDESNGCLYRFVPTTWGDLSSGTLQVLKAGTATSGSFTWVTVPDPDGSPTYTRDQVSGAKRFSGGEGCHYANDTLWFTTKGDNRLWQLNLANNTYELAYDDSLVSGGAPLTGVDNVTGTSSGDLYVAEDGGNMEICVITPDDVVAPFLRINGQSGSEICGPAFSPDGRRLYFSSQRGTTGSSSGGITYEVTGPFRA
- a CDS encoding ArsR/SmtB family transcription factor, translating into MLRIHFTGADLAGVRMAARPDALWETILSFHRLRDRRGALVYGEWRSETRTRLNGETRLLGALVPARGYFPDFLTPPEGLDGLDTALEALRATPPARLHAELGLLAGERPAAAPLPSWAASLAEGRPEPFSRLLGALRGYHRAAVEPYWTYIQARVEADRAVRGRALLDGGSEELLASLPPMLRWRAPVLEADYPVDRDVRLDGRGLLLQPSYFCRGTAVTYRDPRLPPVLVYPVTHTEAPATGCEPGDAPLGRLVGHTRSAVLKAIGHGGTTSELARRAGVSLASASQHAGVLRDAGLVVTLRQGSSVLHTLTPLGAALLHGGARPVRERRRRYARKGPVTS
- the ppdK gene encoding pyruvate, phosphate dikinase, which encodes MSENKDQKFVYDFTEGNRDLKDLLGGKGANLAEMTNLGLPVPPGFTITTEACKVYLESGAEPAALRDEVSSHLDALERKMGKKLGQADDPLLVSVRSGAKFSMPGMMDTVLNIGLSDSSVEGLSRQSGDERFAWDSYRRLIQMFGKTVLGVDGELFEEALEEAKDAKGVTIDTDLEAADLKELVERFKGIVASEAGRAFPQDPREQMDLAIKAVFDSWNGDRAKLYRRQERIPHDLGTAVNVCSMVFGNLGPDSGTGVAFTRDPATGHQGVYGDYLQNAQGEDVVAGIRNTVPLADLESIDKASYDQLMGIMETLENHYKDLCDIEFTIERGQLWMLQTRVGKRTAAAAFRIATQLVDQGLIDEAEALQRVNGAQLAQLMFPRFTEAAQVEKVARGIAASPGAAVGKAVFDSYTAVKWSRSGEKVILIRRETNPDDLDGMIAAEGILTSRGGKTSHAAVVARGMGKTCVCGAEELEVDTKRRRMTVPGGHVVEEGDVVSIDGSTGKVYLGEVPVVPSPVVEYFEGRMHAGADDADELVQAVHRIMAYADRVRRLRVRANADNAEDASRARRFGAQGIGLCRTEHMFLGDRRQYVERLILADTDAERDEALKALLPLQKQDFVELFESMDGLPVTVRLLDPPLHEFLPDITELSVRVALAEARKEPHENELRLLQAVHRLHEQNPMLGLRGVRLGLVIPGLFTMQVRAIAEAAAQRVEAKGDPRAEIMIPLVGTVQELELVRDEAEQVIAEVQAETGVELKLALGTMIELPRAAVTAGQIAECAEFFSFGTNDLTQTVWGFSRDDVEASFFTAYLEKGIFGVSPFETIDKDGVGALVRSAVEAGRATRPDIKLGVCGEHGGDPESVHFFHEVGLDYVSCSPFRIPVARLEAGRAAARSSDSDSR
- the dusB gene encoding tRNA dihydrouridine synthase DusB yields the protein MTAFTPLSIGPHTVQPPVVLAPMAGITNAPFRTLCREFSGGKGLFVSEMITTRALVERNEKTMQLVHFDASETPRSIQLYGVDPVTVGKAVRMIVDEDLADHIDLNFGCPVPKVTRKGGGSALPYKRPLLRAILHEAVTNAGDLPVTMKMRKGIDDDHITYLDAGRIAVEEGVTAIALHGRTAAQHYGGTADWDAIARLKEHVPEIPVLGNGDIWCAEDALRMMRVTGCDGVVVGRGCLGRPWLFGDLVAAFEGGGAVAAPGLREVADVMVRHARLLGEWIGDESRGVIDFRKHVAWYLKGFAVGSEMRKRLAVTSSLDELRAQLSELDLDQPWPEGADGPRGRTSGNNRVVLPDGWLKDPYDCAAISADAELDTSGG